A single window of Nyctibius grandis isolate bNycGra1 chromosome Z, bNycGra1.pri, whole genome shotgun sequence DNA harbors:
- the LOC137676129 gene encoding ATP-sensitive inward rectifier potassium channel 12 — protein MTTGRVNAYSIVSSEEDGLRLTTMPGINGFGNGKIHTRRKCRNRFVKKNGQCNVEFTNMDDKPQRYIADMFTTCVDIRWRYMLLLFSLAFLVSWLLFGLIFWLIALIHGDLENPGGDDTFKPCVLQVNGFVAAFLFSIETQTTIGYGFRCVTEECPLAVFMVVVQSIVGCIIDSFMIGAIMAKMARPKKRAQTLLFSHNAVVAMRDGKLCLMWRVGNLRKSHIVEAHVRAQLIKPRITEEGEYIPLDQIDIDVGFDKGLDRIFLVSPITILHEINEDSPLFGISRQDLESDDFEIVVILEGMVEATAMTTQARSSYLASEILWGHRFEPVLFEEKNQYKVDYSHFHKTYEVPSTPRCSAKDLVENKFLLPSTNSFCYENELAFMSRDEEEEDDDSRGMEDLSPDNRHEFDRLQATIALDQRSYRRESEI, from the coding sequence ATGACTACAGGCAGAGTCAACGCTTACAGCATCGTGTCCTCCGAGGAAGACGGGCTGAGGTTGACCACCATGCCAGGTATCAACGGCTTTGGCAATGGGAAAATCCATACCAGGAGGAAATGCAGGAACAGGTTTGTAAAGAAGAATGGTCAATGCAACGTGGAGTTCACCAACATGGATGACAAGCCGCAGAGGTACATTGCAGACATGTTCACCACGTGCGTTGACATCCGCTGGAGGTATATGCTCTTACTCTTTTCCCTGGCATTTCTGGTGTCCTGGTTATTGTTTGGGCTGATTTTCTGGCTAATTGCACTCATTCACGGAGATCTAGAAAACCCAGGTGGAGATGATACCTTCAAGCCTTGCGTTCTGCAGGTCAATGGCTTTGtggctgcttttctcttctccatcgAGACCCAAACGACTATTGGTTACGGCTTCCGCTGCGTGACGGAGGAATGCCCGCTCGCAGTCTTCATGGTGGTGGTTCAGTCCATCGTGGGGTGTATAATTGACTCTTTCATGATTGGTGCAATAATGGCAAAGATGGCCAGGCCCAAAAAACGGGCCCAGACATTACTTTTCAGCCACAATGCAGTAGTGGCAATGAGAGATGGAAAACTCTGCCTAATGTGGAGAGTAGGGAACCTCCGGAAAAGCCACATAGTAGAAGCCCACGTACGAGCTCAGCTAATTAAGCCCAGGATCACAGAAGAAGGGGAGTACATACCGCTCGACCAAATAGACATTGATGTGGGGTTTGATAAAGGCTTGGACCGTATTTTCTTGGTGTCTCCCATCACCATTCTCCACGAGATCAATGAAGACAGCCCCTTGTTCGGGATCAGCCGCCAGGACTTGGAGTCAGATGACTTTGAAATCGTCGTCATCCTGGAAGGCATGGTAGAAGCCACCGCTATGACGACGCAAGCTCGGAGCTCCTACCTGGCCAGCGAGATCCTCTGGGGCCACCGCTTCGAGCCTGTCTTGTTCGAGGAGAAAAACCAGTACAAAGTAGACTATTCCCACTTCCACAAAACATACGAGGTCCCGTCCACCCCCCGTTGCAGCGCCAAGGACTTGGTGGAGAACAAATTCCTGCTGCCCAGCACCAACTCCTTCTGCTACGAGAACGAGCTGGCCTTCATGAGCCGtgatgaagaagaggaagacgATGACAGCCGGGGTATGGAGGACCTGAGCCCGGATAACAGGCACGAGTTCGATAGGCTTCAAGCCACAATAGCGTTGGATCAGCGGTCGTACAGGAGGGAGTCGGAAATATGA